The nucleotide window AGGTGAAACAGAGCTTGTAGTTGTCAGACAGCCTGCTACTgctcaaagattcagacatgtaTGCTTTGCTACTGTTGTAAAACTGGGAACCTTCCCACCTTATAAAATGGCAGTTTTTATTGagcttttcttttgaataaaaagaaaacctggAGAATAAGCCATGTTTGTCATGCCAGCCACTAGAGGGTGGAATAGTCACACTTCCTGAAACAGGTGTAATTCATTCTGATAGAGCAAGACTAGAGTCAGAACGTATTTGCTAGTGTTTATCAATATATCAGTAGATATGTCTGAgtggctttagtcatgtccaactctttgcagcgctatggactgtagcccaccaggctcctctatccatgggattctctaggcaagaatactggagtgggttgccttgctctcctccaggggatcttcctgacctaaggatcggacctgtgtctcttatgtctcctgcattggcaggtgggtcctttaccatcAGTGCTGCATGGGAAGCCCAAGTCCTTCTTTAGGTAGATAAGAATCAGCAGAGGAACTTGTTAAAAAAATGCAGCTTCCTGGGCCCTACCCTCAGAGACTGGGATTTGATAACTCTGGGTAGGACATCAAGGGATTTTCATAATGTGTTTTGAATTTTACTTTGAGAAATGTAGATCCTAGTGTTTTGGGCATGCATTATTGcctaattattttttctcttaggATTGCAAAGCAAAATTATTATCTGGAGGAAAAGACAATATCAGAAGCCAAAATGTAGGGAAACTAGAGTGTTATTAAAGCTCTCTCCCTGCCTTTGTCTAACAAGTTTCAAAGGAGACTCACTTGGTAAAGATTAAATAtcaaacagctgtgaaaaatgTTTTTGTATGGAGTTATATTTTAGTCAATAAAGATCACAGAATCTTTATACTACAAgtctaaaagttttaaattaaatacCCCTTTTATGGTCATCTCACAGTACAACCTAGTTTATCCTTTGCCTAATGTCTTGGCATTCTGAAATGTAGTTGTAGAAACTCTCTAAGTACTAACAGAATTTATATAATCCTGTCATCATCTTGAACACATAGAGAGACTTTCCTTTGTATGTAAAGATCCAGTTGTTGTAATGTATAATGTCCTTCTTGTAAGGATAACTCAGAGCAGTGGCCTCCTTGGGAAAGCTTTGGAAATGGTCTTAAAAGGCAAGAAGaatgtcattaaaataaaatgacaaaataaaataaaatgtcataaaatagAATCATTCAAAACTGTGATAGAATGCTGCAGCTCAAAAAGTTAAAAGGATCAGGGACTGAGTAAAATGAATCTTGGTTCTGAAGTTAGGACCTCAGATGAAATGAAAGGAAGATATTTTTTCAGATGTTTATAGAAACAATCATGTCTCCTATGAGCCTCtcaagggccttcttttcttcaAGAACACAACCCTCCACTTCCACATATCTCATATGAAGATTTTCCAGTGacatttcctctctccttcctagtTTTCAGGATTCGTCTGTGATTTTATGTGCAATAAAAAGAAAGTCCTGGAACcccacatacacatatgcacacacaagcacacagagttatgaagaattatttttgaaattaaaggcCAAAAATGTTGTCTGTGTCATTCTTTGTATGATTTTAtggaaaagaaactttttttttaagagatgatGCTCTCTTTACCATAAACTTTGATTAGTAGCACTTTTAGTAATCTATATGTTATTAATACGACAGTGTTCGTACATTTTGATGTGGATATGAATTGTTACACCAAAGTAGTCCTAGTAGAGGAACCTCTAAAAGAAGTTCAGTTCCTTGAAAGTCCAGTAGATTTCCAATAATGTTAATTACTTGGGAAGCCTATTTGTAGTTAATATCTGGAGCAGGATGATGAAATGAGAATTTGTGCATTATAATCATAGAGCACAGGACTTGGGGTATTaactttattatataaaattgcTTGGCTCACATAAGATAAGAAATTGAATCCTTACAAAACAGTTCAACTAATGAATAGTCCAGAGCCTCTCAAACTCTTAGTTACAAGTGTGCCAAAAATGGATCTTTTCCTCAGTACTTGGGGCAGCCGGGAGGAacctgggcgtgacaggagtcCCTCAGCTCATCACCTCTGCCTCTTTATCCATCCAGTGTGTTTTCTGTTTATGCCATTATGTGACAAAGTTGGGAAATGGTGGGAAGACTTTGTATTTTAATTCTTTCTAGTTTCTGTTTATTATTAGTTGATTATaaactatttctgttttttattagtTGATCACTATTCACCAAAACTTAATATGTACTCTCTTGATTATTATCTTAAAAGATATCCCATGTAGCAACATTATCAGTGTCtactttaaaagatataaaataacagTTGTAGTTTCTTCTAAAGTTCTAATCCAAGGTAACTTAAAAACAGTTTTGGAAAACATTTAGACCATCATGTATTCTGTAATACAGTTGGGTCACTGCCGATTCCCATGATAAATGTGTTTAAACAGAAGCTTTCTCATTCATCACTAACCTCAGCTTTCATCCAAATTTATTTAATGATGATGCAAGCCCACAGCGTTGGTGTTGCAGTTCATCACCATGGAAGTGTTTCTGTCAACAAATCCTTGCTTTGCTATCATGAAATTGATTTTGCAGGAAAAGGAGGATAATTGTGAAAGATGGCTTTTACTTCTAAAGATCTTCACAGTTTTCCTGGGTGTCTAAATGAATTGTGTTTAAAATCAATAACTGGCAATAAAATTGACCACACTAAATTAACAGTTATGAGGTTGGAAAAGGGAAAATGGCAGTGAGCTACTTTGTCTGAAATCATGTTTTTGGAATGTGGCTTGGGGACCAGATTTGTAATATGAAATGTTCCTCTGAAAGCTGTTGTTCTCTGCTACAGAGGTACAGATTATGCTGACAGTCCTGGTATCAGAATTCCTaggatgctttttctttctttaaggatTACTGAGTTTTTCTCACCTACCTTGAAAATCATATAACAATAATCACAGAAGAAACTTCCTCAACTAacatacagtattttaaaaaatatgccttTTCTATAACTTATGTTTGTAactatctttgctttttatttgcttgttgggaggttaaaaaaaaaacaacaacctacAGTCAAATTTAAGCTTCTGACTGCAGACCACTAACAAGTAAGGTAGGAAGCAGCTACCTTAAGTAGTTCAAACTATTCTGGGAGCCAAATAGGAGAAAAGAACAATAATGACATTTTTGGTTCGAAGCAGAGAGTTCAAGAGCATATGTTTTAGTGGCTAATTCTAGGCTGATTCTAGCATATGTTTTAGTGGCTGTTTAGATGTAGACAAACATTTTAAGGGGATTTTTAATGTATGGTAGAAACACAGTCAATTCTTGATTGTCAAGGTAACTTGTATTTCCAAAGGTGCTTTTTCTGGCTTCCTAACACACTTCTTTCTTTCACCTGACATGCCTCAGCTCATACATGCTCACAAAagcaaattaatattattttattcagcGATTATGAGTAAACATTTTATTAAGTTTCTAAATTCCTAATATGTGCTAAATACTGTGCTGGGCACCAGGGATATTAGGATACATCTCAAGCGTGAAGTCAAGTTTGCTCCTGTGAGATCTTGTAGTTCACCTTGAAATCAAAGagccataaaattttatttatttcaggtACTTCCTTCTCCTCTAATACCTGATCAGAAGTTGACTATAAATGGGAAATAGGTCCTGTTTGTGTTTAATGAAGAATTAATAGACATTATGAAcaggaaataaaattctattatacatgcaaaaaaaaaaaaacaaaaaaaaaacacagaatgacCAAAAGAAAATTCAGCAAGCAATggtaaaaataacaaattatttaCTGCTTTATAATGTTAAAGTATTTCACCAAGACAAGTTGCAGTCAAATTAATGTGAGTTATggaaaatgaaatacataaagATGTATTTAAACAAGTGCAGACTAAATATTTTCCATACAGGGTatgtaaatgaaaagatatacagTAAGTGCACACTTGATACGACTATGCAGGCAACAGTTAGTTTCAGATACTCTTGGATAGTTCATGCATAAACCTTCCCAAAGTACAAGTTCAGTCAGTCTTTGGGGGGATGTGGAGGGATAATTAAAAAGGACTGAGTTCCTTGCAATATCAGTATAAACCGGATAAGGAAGGGTCGTCAGTTATATATATTACTTACTGTAATTTGTGACTGTCGAGGAAGAGGTGTGGCTGTTGGTGTGATAGTAATGCTGCTGGTGACTTTACTGGTTGTTTTGTTTAGTGCCCCATTAGCTAAGCCTTGAGTTCTGTTATCCTGCAGTGGTGTTGAAGGGCTGGCAGGTCTCACGGGGCTGGCTACAGCTTGCATGTAAGGACTTCCTAAGTGAATGTGGATTTTATTATCCTCAGTAGTTATCACACTTGAACTGTTACTGTTTGAACGCTGAAACTGCCATGATGACTGCCGGTCAGGGGAGACTCTGAAAATTGCGTGCTTGGCACTGATCTCTATCGGCTCGGGAGAGCGTCCCTGCTCAGGGGAGCTAGCTGAACCAGTAACAGCCAACACCTGAATAGGTGACATTGTCCTTTCTGGAGTTATGGAACCACAGGACTCTGGGGTCTGTGCCCTGGCAAAGGTTGCCATGGTAATTGGGGACATGCCTTGCTCTAAATTCATCAGGCCTTCAGCAGAGGTTTTTGATTTCACTGGTGTTATGGAGGCATTTTGGAGGATGGTGATCCTTTGCTTTGGGGTGCCACAGTTTGGTATCACTGCAGTGCTTGTGTAAGAGTGAGGACTCTCTGTGGTCGGACTTGTGATTTCAAGAGTGGCTGTGTTTTGGACATGGTCTGGAGTAACCTTTATATGAAGTGGTTGCCCAGGTGTGTGGCTTAGGACTAAATCTCCGGGTTGCATGAAGTTGCCATTGGGTTTAGTCTGTATTTTGCCATTCTGAGGATGGCTCTCCTTGGATTTCATCCAAGGAATCCAGAGCTTCCTGTTAACAGGACAGGGAGTGGATGAGTTGCATTTGAAGGAAAGCGCAGACTCCTCATCATTAGGGTCCTCATCCTGGTCCTCACTCTCCTCATATAACTGACCATTGATGACAGCTCGTTCCAGAGGAATGAGACTCTTATAATCAGGTGGCTCATTGTCTACTGCTTCTGTCTGAACTTCTTTAGAAAATACTTGAGGGTCAGAGATTCTTCTTCCATTGAGATTGGGCCGGAGGCTCTTACTGAAGTGACGATACCGCTCTAACTCTTTAGTGAGGTTTTCAATCTCTCTTCCTAAATCTCTGTTCCTGTTCTCTTGTTGATTGAGTTTCTTTTGCAGAACTGAATGATCTCCCTGGAGGTGACATATCAGGTCCTCAGTTGCCATGTATTCATGAATTTTCTCTTTCAGTGCATCCACTTCTCTTGAGAGGTGACCTGACTTAGCTTCTTCTTCTTGAAGCCTTTTGAAAAGCCATTGTTCATGGCTGGACTCTGTCTTTTCTGCTAACTTGTACTTGGCAAGTTCCATTTTAACATGCTCCAGCTCTTCAGATAAAAACTGAGCTTTGTCGCGTTCATTAGCATACCTTCGTTCCAGAGTCTCGTACTCATCTTCAGTTTTCATGAGGTCATCCTCAATGGCTTTCATATCCTTTAACTTCAGTTTCAGTCTCTCCACTTCTTGAGAAAGCTCTTTAATCTTATTGTTCTCTTGGTGTAATGCTGTTGTGGATTTACCAGAATCctgatttaatttgttttttaggaAATCTTTCTCAATTGcttccagggattgaagcctATTTTTCAACACATTAACCTTGGATAGGAgatcatttcctttctcttcctctgctttcagtttgttttttagaTCATCTCTCTCTTTGGTTACACTGTACATTTTTTCTTCCACATCAGTTTTGGACTTCAGTGCCCTTTTAGTTTCCTCAATTAACTTC belongs to Bubalus kerabau isolate K-KA32 ecotype Philippines breed swamp buffalo chromosome 2, PCC_UOA_SB_1v2, whole genome shotgun sequence and includes:
- the FILIP1L gene encoding filamin A-interacting protein 1-like isoform X2; the protein is MRSKSSDKEGSAPEQFPRPGKDHSFQGPEDKKQRQQDKDPTRESDAILPYPKSHSGNGHQGEDLSRDDLLFLLSILEGELQARDEVIGVLKAEKMDLALLEAQYGFVTPKKVLEALQRDAFQAKSAPWQEDIYEKPMNELDKVVEQHKESHRRILEQLLMAEKSHRQTILELEEEKRKHKEYMEKSDEFISLLEQECERLKRLIDQETESREKKEQEKEKRVTALKEELTKLKSFALMVVDEQQRLTAQLALQRQKIQDLTTSAKETHAKLALAEARAQEEEQKATRLENELQTQTTKFHQNQETVMAKLTNEDSQNRQLRQKLAALSRQIDELEETNRSLRKAEEELQDIKEKINKGEYGNSSIMTEVEELRKRVLEMEGKDEELIKMEEQCRDLNKRLEKETSQSKDFKLEVEKLNKRIMALEKLEDAFSKSKQECYSLKCNLEKERMTTKQLSQELESLKIRIKELEAIESRLEKTEFTLKEDLTKLKTLTVMLVDERKTMSEKLKQTEDKLQAAASQLQVEQNKVTTVTEKLIEETKRALKSKTDVEEKMYSVTKERDDLKNKLKAEEEKGNDLLSKVNVLKNRLQSLEAIEKDFLKNKLNQDSGKSTTALHQENNKIKELSQEVERLKLKLKDMKAIEDDLMKTEDEYETLERRYANERDKAQFLSEELEHVKMELAKYKLAEKTESSHEQWLFKRLQEEEAKSGHLSREVDALKEKIHEYMATEDLICHLQGDHSVLQKKLNQQENRNRDLGREIENLTKELERYRHFSKSLRPNLNGRRISDPQVFSKEVQTEAVDNEPPDYKSLIPLERAVINGQLYEESEDQDEDPNDEESALSFKCNSSTPCPVNRKLWIPWMKSKESHPQNGKIQTKPNGNFMQPGDLVLSHTPGQPLHIKVTPDHVQNTATLEITSPTTESPHSYTSTAVIPNCGTPKQRITILQNASITPVKSKTSAEGLMNLEQGMSPITMATFARAQTPESCGSITPERTMSPIQVLAVTGSASSPEQGRSPEPIEISAKHAIFRVSPDRQSSWQFQRSNSNSSSVITTEDNKIHIHLGSPYMQAVASPVRPASPSTPLQDNRTQGLANGALNKTTSKVTSSITITPTATPLPRQSQITIPYYKPVFSDELSILHVPLEEIEV
- the FILIP1L gene encoding filamin A-interacting protein 1-like isoform X3, with protein sequence MVVDEQQRLTAQLALQRQKIQDLTTSAKETHAKLALAEARAQEEEQKATRLENELQTQTTKFHQNQETVMAKLTNEDSQNRQLRQKLAALSRQIDELEETNRSLRKAEEELQDIKEKINKGEYGNSSIMTEVEELRKRVLEMEGKDEELIKMEEQCRDLNKRLEKETSQSKDFKLEVEKLNKRIMALEKLEDAFSKSKQECYSLKCNLEKERMTTKQLSQELESLKIRIKELEAIESRLEKTEFTLKEDLTKLKTLTVMLVDERKTMSEKLKQTEDKLQAAASQLQVEQNKVTTVTEKLIEETKRALKSKTDVEEKMYSVTKERDDLKNKLKAEEEKGNDLLSKVNVLKNRLQSLEAIEKDFLKNKLNQDSGKSTTALHQENNKIKELSQEVERLKLKLKDMKAIEDDLMKTEDEYETLERRYANERDKAQFLSEELEHVKMELAKYKLAEKTESSHEQWLFKRLQEEEAKSGHLSREVDALKEKIHEYMATEDLICHLQGDHSVLQKKLNQQENRNRDLGREIENLTKELERYRHFSKSLRPNLNGRRISDPQVFSKEVQTEAVDNEPPDYKSLIPLERAVINGQLYEESEDQDEDPNDEESALSFKCNSSTPCPVNRKLWIPWMKSKESHPQNGKIQTKPNGNFMQPGDLVLSHTPGQPLHIKVTPDHVQNTATLEITSPTTESPHSYTSTAVIPNCGTPKQRITILQNASITPVKSKTSAEGLMNLEQGMSPITMATFARAQTPESCGSITPERTMSPIQVLAVTGSASSPEQGRSPEPIEISAKHAIFRVSPDRQSSWQFQRSNSNSSSVITTEDNKIHIHLGSPYMQAVASPVRPASPSTPLQDNRTQGLANGALNKTTSKVTSSITITPTATPLPRQSQITIKEVCKQRIPTRIPKPKSTGITKPSPKAPPGPMDKTGSGKLHIIRTVTSNTFLHLGGKRDSQVDQW